From one Staphylococcus kloosii genomic stretch:
- a CDS encoding AI-2E family transporter, producing the protein MSNEEKVNNESKSKNKMNLNFTETRFMKFLGGKDLIFGLSMLILIGIVIFIFDQVSYIFKPFIIVFNTIVAPIIVSLILFYLFNPIVNLMERYNIPRVWGVSILFLVIIGIITLVVNLLIPLIGVQVKSFGHNFPHYVSKVNQFFDSVTKYSIVADYHNQIQSHLTSLSKKIPNMISDYTNGFSSKIKNFAETLVNVGVVIVTTPFVLFFMLKDGHRFKEFSTNIIPPKFRKDYHDLLEKMSVQVGSYIQGQIIVSFCIGILLFIGYSIIGLDYSLVLASIAAVTSVVPYLGPTIAISPAIIIALITSPIMLLKLIIVWTAVQFIEGHFISPNIMGKTLKIHPLTIIFILLSAGNLLGVVGVILGIPAYAILKVLVSHIYFLFKRRYNKYYSDDAGEYEFKDDEKEFIR; encoded by the coding sequence ATGTCGAATGAAGAAAAAGTAAATAATGAAAGTAAGTCCAAAAATAAAATGAACTTAAACTTTACTGAAACACGTTTTATGAAGTTTTTAGGCGGTAAAGATTTAATTTTTGGCTTAAGTATGTTGATTTTAATTGGTATCGTTATATTTATATTTGATCAAGTATCTTATATATTTAAACCATTTATCATCGTATTTAATACTATTGTGGCTCCGATTATTGTGTCTTTAATTTTGTTCTATTTATTTAATCCTATCGTTAATTTGATGGAACGCTACAATATTCCTCGTGTATGGGGTGTATCAATTTTATTTTTAGTAATTATAGGGATCATCACACTAGTAGTGAATTTACTTATACCTTTAATTGGAGTTCAGGTAAAAAGTTTTGGTCACAATTTCCCACATTACGTGAGCAAAGTAAATCAGTTTTTTGATAGTGTAACGAAATATTCTATCGTGGCGGATTATCATAACCAGATTCAAAGCCATTTAACATCACTTTCTAAAAAAATCCCAAATATGATTTCGGATTACACAAATGGCTTTAGTTCAAAAATCAAAAACTTTGCAGAAACTTTAGTAAACGTTGGTGTAGTAATTGTAACAACGCCATTCGTCCTATTCTTTATGTTAAAAGATGGGCATCGTTTCAAAGAATTTTCAACAAATATTATACCGCCAAAATTTAGAAAAGATTATCATGACTTATTAGAAAAAATGAGCGTGCAAGTTGGTTCATATATTCAAGGTCAAATTATCGTGTCATTTTGTATTGGTATTTTATTATTCATTGGTTATTCAATCATCGGTTTAGATTACAGTTTAGTACTTGCAAGTATTGCCGCTGTAACAAGCGTAGTGCCGTATTTAGGACCAACAATTGCTATTTCGCCAGCAATTATCATTGCACTAATAACATCGCCTATAATGCTCTTAAAGCTTATTATCGTATGGACAGCAGTGCAATTTATTGAAGGTCACTTTATTTCACCTAACATTATGGGTAAAACATTAAAAATCCATCCGTTAACAATTATCTTTATATTATTAAGTGCAGGTAACTTGCTAGGTGTTGTTGGTGTTATTTTAGGTATCCCAGCATACGCAATATTAAAAGTACTTGTATCACATATTTACTTCTTATTTAAACGTCGCTATAACAAATATTATAGTGATGATGCTGGTGAATATGAGTTCAAAGACGACGAAAAAGAATTTATTAGATAG
- the parC gene encoding DNA topoisomerase IV subunit A, with protein sequence MSEVIQDLSLEDVIGDRFGRYSKYIIQERALPDVRDGLKPVQRRILYAMYSSGNTYDKNFRKSAKTVGDVIGQYHPHGDSSVYDAMVRLSQDWKLRHVLIEMHGNNGSIDNDPAAAMRYTEAKLSQISEELLRDINKETVPFMPNYDDTTTEPMVLPGRLPNLLINGSTGISSGYATDIPPHNLGEVIQATLKYIDDPNITVSRLMKYVKGPDFPTGGIIQGIDGIKKAYESGKGKIIVRSKVETEELRNGRKELAVTEIPYEVNKSSLVKKIDELRADKKVDGILEVRDETDRTGLRIAIELKKDVNSEAVLNYLYKNTDLQISYSFNMVAISEGRPKLMGIREIIDSYLNHQIDVVTKRTQYDLNHAESRMHIVEGLMKALSILDEVIKLIRNSKNKKDAKENLVTEYDFTEAQAEAIVMLQLYRLTNTDIVQLQDEHDELKATIERLRHILDNHDALLGVIKEELTEIRKKFKTDRLSVIEAEISEIKIDKEVMVPSETVMLSVTRHGYIKRTSLRSFNASGIEEIGVKDGDSILKYMETNTLDTALVFTNKGRYLFIPVHKLSDIKWKDLGQHVSQIVPLDDDEFVIDVHCENAFPDSAYYITATKNGMIKKSNVSLFKTSRYNKPLVAMKLKNNDEVIDIMRVEEDQMVTVLTNKGMSLTYSSEELSDTGLRAAGVKSINLKDEDFVVLTQTVNDQNTILMATQRGALKRISYNVLQHAKRAQRGITLLKELKKAPHRIVSAQTTSPDDTIYKVYSNSHEEQGYIKDIHLTEQYTNGSFIVDTNEFGELIQLIVE encoded by the coding sequence TTGAGTGAGGTAATTCAAGACTTATCACTTGAAGATGTAATAGGCGACCGATTTGGTCGTTATAGTAAATATATTATTCAAGAACGTGCACTACCTGACGTAAGAGATGGCTTAAAACCAGTGCAACGTCGTATTTTATATGCTATGTATTCAAGTGGTAATACTTATGACAAAAATTTCCGTAAAAGTGCCAAAACAGTCGGAGATGTTATTGGTCAGTACCATCCTCATGGTGATTCCTCGGTATATGATGCTATGGTGCGTTTGAGTCAAGACTGGAAATTACGCCATGTACTTATTGAAATGCATGGTAATAACGGTAGTATCGATAATGATCCAGCGGCAGCGATGCGTTATACAGAGGCAAAATTAAGTCAGATTTCTGAAGAATTACTAAGAGATATTAATAAAGAAACTGTGCCGTTTATGCCTAACTATGACGATACGACTACAGAACCTATGGTTTTACCAGGAAGATTACCTAATTTACTAATTAACGGTAGTACAGGTATATCTTCTGGGTATGCGACAGATATACCGCCTCATAATTTAGGTGAAGTGATTCAGGCTACTTTAAAATATATCGATGATCCTAACATTACAGTTAGTCGATTAATGAAATATGTAAAAGGACCAGACTTTCCAACAGGTGGTATTATTCAAGGCATCGATGGCATTAAAAAAGCATACGAATCTGGTAAAGGAAAAATCATCGTACGTTCTAAAGTAGAAACCGAAGAGTTGAGAAATGGACGTAAAGAATTGGCAGTCACTGAAATACCGTACGAAGTAAATAAAAGTAGTTTAGTTAAAAAAATCGATGAACTACGTGCCGATAAAAAGGTAGATGGTATTTTAGAAGTACGTGATGAAACTGACCGAACAGGTTTGCGTATTGCTATTGAATTGAAAAAAGATGTGAATAGCGAAGCCGTACTTAACTATTTATACAAAAATACGGATTTACAAATTTCTTATAGTTTTAATATGGTAGCTATTAGTGAAGGTCGTCCTAAACTAATGGGCATTCGTGAAATTATAGATAGTTACTTAAACCATCAAATTGATGTCGTTACTAAACGTACACAATATGATTTAAATCATGCTGAAAGCAGAATGCATATTGTGGAAGGTTTAATGAAAGCATTGTCTATATTAGACGAAGTTATTAAATTAATTAGAAATTCAAAAAATAAAAAAGACGCTAAAGAAAATCTTGTAACCGAATACGACTTTACAGAAGCACAAGCTGAAGCTATCGTTATGTTGCAGCTATACCGTTTAACAAATACGGATATTGTACAATTACAAGATGAACATGATGAGCTTAAAGCTACAATAGAGAGATTACGCCATATTTTAGACAACCATGATGCTTTACTTGGCGTAATTAAAGAAGAATTAACTGAAATACGTAAGAAATTTAAAACTGATCGTTTATCAGTCATAGAAGCAGAAATCTCTGAAATTAAAATAGATAAAGAGGTTATGGTACCAAGCGAAACAGTTATGCTAAGTGTGACACGTCACGGTTACATTAAACGTACATCATTACGTAGCTTTAACGCGAGTGGTATTGAAGAAATCGGCGTGAAAGATGGCGACAGTATATTAAAATATATGGAAACCAACACACTTGATACGGCACTTGTATTTACGAACAAAGGTAGATATTTATTTATACCTGTTCATAAATTATCTGATATAAAATGGAAAGATTTAGGTCAACATGTGTCACAAATTGTACCACTTGATGATGATGAATTTGTTATAGACGTTCACTGTGAGAATGCATTCCCAGATAGTGCATATTACATTACTGCAACGAAAAATGGCATGATTAAGAAAAGTAACGTTTCATTGTTTAAAACTTCTAGATATAACAAACCACTTGTTGCGATGAAATTGAAAAACAATGATGAAGTAATTGATATTATGCGTGTCGAAGAAGATCAAATGGTTACTGTACTTACAAATAAAGGCATGTCATTAACTTATTCTTCTGAAGAATTATCAGATACTGGCTTACGCGCTGCAGGTGTTAAATCAATTAATCTTAAAGATGAAGACTTTGTAGTGTTAACTCAAACTGTAAATGATCAAAATACAATATTAATGGCCACACAACGTGGTGCGTTGAAACGCATTAGTTATAACGTCTTACAACATGCTAAACGAGCTCAAAGAGGTATTACATTATTAAAAGAATTGAAAAAAGCACCACACCGTATTGTGTCAGCGCAAACTACAAGCCCTGACGATACGATTTATAAGGTGTATTCTAATTCTCATGAAGAGCAAGGTTATATCAAAGATATTCATTTAACTGAGCAATATACGAACGGTTCATTTATCGTTGATACAAATGAATTTGGTGAACTTATTCAGTTAATTGTTGAATAG
- a CDS encoding PRD domain-containing protein: MDHYLIKKSLNNNVIICSIEDQEVILIGKGIGFNKKPGMYVKQPQSIEKVYKLVQQSHLSHYKALVSMTDDYTLQAIIEAVNIITNSKLIIDDEKLVVSLTDHIIFAYKRIQQQQYITNPFVSEIKHLYNAAYIIAERVIARLNEALNITFPEDEIGFIALHIASNTEMLSLREMTIINELINKATFIIEHDLQFEIDRQSLKYQRFIRHIHFLIRRIQRNERERCSHIVDELLKSHYSLCYNIALKVMKMLQQELDNKIYESEIVFLTLHIYHFMHHSES; encoded by the coding sequence ATGGACCATTACCTTATAAAAAAATCTTTAAACAACAATGTTATTATTTGCAGCATCGAAGACCAAGAAGTAATTTTAATCGGTAAAGGTATAGGCTTTAATAAAAAGCCGGGGATGTATGTTAAACAACCTCAATCAATTGAAAAAGTATATAAATTAGTTCAACAATCACATCTGAGTCATTATAAGGCGCTCGTCTCAATGACTGATGATTATACTTTGCAGGCTATTATTGAAGCAGTAAATATAATTACAAATTCAAAATTGATTATCGATGATGAAAAATTAGTAGTTAGTTTAACGGATCATATTATTTTTGCATATAAACGTATTCAACAACAGCAATATATTACGAATCCTTTTGTGTCAGAAATAAAGCATTTGTACAATGCAGCATATATTATCGCTGAAAGAGTAATAGCAAGACTTAATGAGGCTCTAAATATAACATTTCCTGAAGATGAAATTGGGTTTATAGCTTTACACATCGCTTCGAATACGGAAATGTTATCATTGAGAGAAATGACGATTATTAATGAATTAATAAATAAGGCGACATTTATTATAGAACATGATTTACAATTTGAAATAGATAGACAATCATTAAAATATCAACGTTTTATTAGGCATATCCATTTTCTAATCAGGCGTATTCAACGTAATGAGCGTGAACGTTGCTCACATATTGTTGATGAATTACTAAAGTCTCATTATTCATTGTGTTATAACATTGCTTTAAAAGTCATGAAGATGTTGCAGCAAGAATTGGATAATAAAATTTATGAGAGTGAGATAGTCTTTTTAACATTACATATTTATCATTTTATGCATCATAGTGAATCATAA
- a CDS encoding alanine/glycine:cation symporter family protein has protein sequence MSDFDSLVPGWFKVIIETGNDLIWSQYLIGLLITVGIYFTIGSKFVQLRWIPEMFRAIGEKPETLENGKKGISPFQAFAISAGSRVGTGNIAGVATAIVLGGPGAVFWMWLIAFIGAASAFIEATLAQVYKVPDKDGGFRGGPAYYITKGLNQRWLGIVFAILITVTFAFVFNTVQSNTIAESLNTQYNVSPVVTGLVLAVFTAIIIFGGVRSIARISSVIVPVMAIIYIGLVLVILIMNYDQIIPMIMTIIKSAFGVQQVGGGAVGAAILQGVKRGLFSNEAGMGSAPNAAATAAAPHPVKQGLIQSLGVFFDTMLVCTSTAIMILLYSGLKFGDSAPQGVQVTQSALNEHLGSAGGIFLTVAITLFAYSSVIGNYYYGQSNIEFLSKNKVVLFIFRCLVVVLVFVGAVVKTQTVWDTADLFMGLMAIVNLISIIGLSNIALAVMRDYQAQRKAGKKPVFKPEQLEINLFGIESWGMNKKDKSLY, from the coding sequence TTGAGTGATTTTGATAGTTTAGTTCCCGGTTGGTTTAAAGTCATTATTGAGACCGGAAACGATTTAATTTGGTCGCAATATTTAATAGGTTTATTAATTACAGTTGGTATTTATTTTACAATCGGTTCAAAATTCGTCCAATTACGTTGGATTCCAGAAATGTTTCGTGCTATTGGTGAAAAACCGGAAACATTAGAAAATGGTAAGAAAGGTATTTCACCATTCCAAGCTTTCGCAATCAGTGCAGGTTCACGTGTAGGAACAGGAAATATCGCTGGTGTGGCTACAGCTATCGTACTTGGTGGTCCAGGTGCAGTATTCTGGATGTGGCTAATTGCATTTATCGGAGCAGCAAGTGCTTTTATCGAGGCAACATTAGCGCAAGTTTATAAAGTTCCAGATAAAGATGGTGGTTTCCGTGGTGGACCAGCTTATTACATAACTAAAGGTTTAAATCAAAGATGGTTAGGTATCGTCTTTGCAATATTAATTACTGTAACTTTTGCTTTTGTATTTAATACAGTTCAGTCTAATACAATTGCTGAATCTTTAAATACGCAATATAACGTTAGTCCCGTCGTTACTGGTTTAGTTTTAGCAGTATTTACGGCTATCATTATTTTTGGTGGTGTACGTAGTATCGCTAGAATTTCTTCAGTAATCGTGCCAGTTATGGCGATTATCTATATTGGTTTAGTATTGGTTATCTTAATAATGAATTATGACCAAATCATTCCAATGATTATGACAATTATTAAAAGTGCTTTTGGCGTGCAACAAGTAGGTGGTGGTGCAGTTGGTGCCGCTATTTTACAAGGTGTAAAACGTGGTTTATTCTCAAACGAAGCCGGTATGGGTTCTGCACCTAATGCTGCCGCAACTGCTGCTGCGCCTCACCCTGTAAAACAAGGTCTTATTCAATCATTAGGTGTATTCTTCGATACAATGCTTGTATGTACATCTACTGCAATCATGATCTTATTATATAGTGGTTTGAAATTCGGAGATAGTGCACCTCAAGGTGTGCAAGTAACTCAATCTGCATTAAATGAACACTTAGGTAGTGCAGGTGGTATTTTCTTAACAGTAGCTATTACGCTATTTGCTTATTCATCAGTTATCGGAAACTATTATTATGGTCAATCAAATATCGAATTTTTATCAAAAAATAAAGTTGTTTTATTTATATTCAGATGTTTAGTTGTCGTGTTAGTATTTGTCGGTGCTGTAGTTAAAACACAAACTGTTTGGGATACAGCCGATTTATTTATGGGATTAATGGCTATTGTCAACTTAATTTCGATAATTGGTTTATCTAACATTGCACTTGCTGTAATGAGAGATTATCAAGCACAACGTAAAGCAGGTAAGAAACCAGTATTCAAACCAGAACAATTAGAAATCAATTTATTTGGTATTGAAAGCTGGGGCATGAATAAAAAAGATAAATCATTATATTGA